One Paraburkholderia phymatum STM815 genomic window, AATATTTCGTCATCCATACATTCATTCGTATCTCTCTATATAAACCATCAAATTATTTTCTGTGCATTCTTGCCGCTCCTTCCTCATCCTTACCACCGGAACGAAGCACTGCACACAGCACTCAAGCGTTTCTCCCACCTGTTTTGCCGCTCAAAGGAGCCGACTGATGAAAAAACCGTTACTGGCCGTTCTACTCGTGGCGACAGCTGTGCTCGCAGCGTGTGGCGGAGGAGACAACTCCACCTCGACGCCGACTTCATCGACACCCGCGCCCACGCCGTCCAGGCTGTTGACGACCATCGCCGTGCCCAATTCCACGACGCCCGCGTTCAGTTTCGATATCGGCTACACAGAAGCAGGCAGGTACTATCTGGCGGACCGAAACAACAAATCCGTCGACGTCGTCGATACGAAATCGAACACGCTGATCGCGCAGATTACAGGAGGTTTTACGGGCGCAGGCGCGAGCACGGATGCGTCCGGGCCTGACGGCATCGTCGGTGTGACGGGAACGAATACGCTGTATGTGGGCGACGTGGATTCGGTGAAAATCGTCGATACGGCCGCGCTGAAAACGGTCAAGACCATCCCGATCAGTACGTCGGGTTCGCGCGTCGACGAAGGCTGTTACGATCCCGACGATCATCTCATCATGTTCGCAAGCCCGGGCGAAACGCCGCCGTATGTCACGTTCATCTCGACGACGACGCAAGCCGTCGTATCGAAGTTGACGTTCACCGGCTCATCGGGGCTGGAAGCGTGCACGTATGACGCGGCGTCGAAGAGTTTCCTCATCAACAACGACGGCACGACGGCTAATCCGACGGGCGAACTCGACGTCATCACAGCCAGTTCCGTTACATCGGGTACGCCTGTTGTCAGCAAGGCATTTTCACTTGGCAAATGCGAGCCGTCTGGCATTGCACTCGGGCCTAACAGCGATGTGCTGATCGGCTGCGATCCGTCCGCGGGTAATCCGCTGATCACGTTGATTCTCGACCGCAACACGGGGGCCCAGCTTGCGTCGATACCCTTTGGCGGAACCGACCAGGTCGCATACGATCCCGGCTCGAATCGCTATTTCCTGCCTGCGCGCCATTGGGTGACGAGCGGCACGGCGGCAGCTTCGGGCTTTACGCCGCAAATGGGCGTGATCGACGGCGCGACGCGTAAGCTCCTTTACACCGTCGCGGTAGGCACTGGCGCGCACTCGGTTGCAATCGACAGCGGCCTCGGCCAGGTCTATGTGCCGTTCCAGCCCGGCGCCGCCGCGTTTCCGAACGGGGGAATCTCGGTCTTCGCGACGAAGTAGTCGAGTCGTCAGTTAGACCATCTCTGCACGAGGTTCCGGTGGTCGTAGTGTTCAGCCAGTGGACAAGACATGGTCCGCTGGCTTGTTCGCTTCATCGGCATATGACTGGCTGACTGGCGGGGCGTCAAGGAAAAGGCTCGGCTAAATCGCTGGACTTCTCGGACGGATGTCCGTTGGCCGGTTTCATCGAGGCGCGCTGTTTGCGTCCGCTCGTCAGCCAGCGGACGTTCGAATCACATGAGACGCCGGTAACCGATGCGCGGGGGTGTCAAGACGTTCGAACACGCTTGCTGCGCATCTGGCCGACTGAAAGCCATACCGCAGATACGAGAAAGTAGACGGCGCCGACGGCCGCATAGCCTGCCACTCTGCCCGTGGCAAGTTGCAAGGGCATGCGGGCCTGCAGCAGGAAAAACACGCCCGCCAGCGCCGATTGCCCGCCGCTCAGGATCATTGCCCATTGCGCGCCGAGATGCTGCCAGCGGCGGACGGCGGTGGCGAGCTGGAGCAATCCCGCGAGTACGGCCCACATGCCGAATATGCCCAATACGCAGTTCCATCGCAATGCGGCGATTACAGCAACGGTTGTGGCGAGACTGATCACGACGCTCATCGCCTGAGTACGATTCTCAGCCATTCCTCCGCTACGCGAAGCGTCGATGTAATTGGCCAGCGCATCCCATGCGGGATACACGACCAGCAGTGCAGCGGCCACGATCGGAAAGCGCTCGCCAATGGAAATAGCGAGTGCGACCCATACAGCTGAAAACGCAGTCCGGGCGAAGTAATAGCGTGTGAGCCAGCGTTCTTCAAGAACTCGAGTCATCAGTCCATCGCGATCGACCATAGCCACTCCCTAACGGATTCCATGAATGTGTCGCGGGGAAGCATCGCACTGGGCGCGCCGTGCCGGTATCGGTCAAATGACCGAGCACTGAACTCACCATCGAGCCAGTCGGCCGTGCCGAGACGATCGGAAAGCTCGGCTAGCCGGTTACGGATGCGATGCTCGACGATGGGCAGCCGCTGCTCGTACCAGCTCTTGTCGCGCTCCATGAACCTGGCGGTCTGGAGTTCGAGGATAGGCGGTTCGACCGTGTTGAGCGCGGCGCAAATCCACGTGATCGCGCGAGCCCTGGCATGCGGATCGTCAGGCAGCAGGCCCGGACGGCCCTCTGCGATATGGAACACGATTGCCCCCGACTCGAACAGGACAAGCGCGCCTTCTTCATAGGTTGGAATCTGCCCAAAAGGATGACGCGCCCGATGCGCGGGTTCCTTCATCGCATTGAACGAAACGAGCGGAACCTCGTACGGTTGTCCCACTTCTTGCAGCTTGCAGTGTGGAATTTGTCAGACGAGCGAGTAGGGGAAACGGGCCTGCGTCGCCGGGGCCACACGTGAGCCTTCGATGCGCGCGCGGCAGCAGCGGGATATTTTGGCTGACCGAAACCGGGAAACGACCGGCACGGCCAGCGCGATTCATTGATCAAACGTCAACTTCCTTGGTAAATGTCGCACGACAATCCCACGACGCATGGCGCACCGCTTCTCGCTCGTCCACTTCCGCTCGATCCGCCGGGCTGCGGTCCAGTCGAATCGTAGTCGTAGCGGTTCATCGAGCCGGTAGGTTGGGTCATTTGCTGTTGCGATGTCGTCGCGCTTTGAGGCATCGGCTGCCCGGCATTTCCCGGAGACTGCCATGTCTGTGAATACGCGACACTCGAAGCAGCGCACAGGGCCGTTGCAGCGAGCAATGCAGAAAAACGAGGTCTCATTTTTTCACCTGTACTAGAGAATTCGATAGCGAAATGTAAATAAGGATGACGAACCAAACACATCGAATGACATGTGTTGGGTCGAACACGCCAGATAGACTGCCTGTTATCGAGCTTGGAAACTGCCGATCGCAGGAAAGGAGTCCTGTCGCGGCGAGGCACGCGATGCGCTACCCCACACGATCAGCCGCAAGAACGGTAAGGGGATGGCACGCACCAAATGACAATCCACGTTCTTCTTGTTGAAGTCACTCCCGAATGCAGCCATGAATGCAGGCGATTCGGGGAGGTGCTTTCGTTCTTTATAGACCCGTCGACATCGGAAATCCAGCGTCGGGGCAACGGATCGCGCTGTCAATGTCACATGAGCGCGCCAGAACGTCGTACCCGGTCTGCGACGCTTGCGGCAACACGGGCGCCTGTCCCACATGACAAGTCAGTAACGCAGAGGCCACGCGCATCGCAAGATTTCGGAGAGTTATGTGCGTGACGGGCAGTTGATCGCTCACGCAAGCACTTGTCGAATACGCTCGGGTCTGGACGAATCGTGCTGCTTTTATGCATGCATATCGTGCTGAGAAAAAAATGCGATTTCGTTGCCCTGTGATCGTCTTTCATTTACGGCTAGCGTCGCGCGCTACGAGCGCTTACGGTCGTATCGAAGTTGAAGGCTTGGCCGCCTAGACTTCGGTTGCCAGTGATCGAGCCATGCATCCGTATTACGCGACCCTGGCATTTACAAGGAGGTTCCCCATGAGATCAATTGCTATGGCGATCGCCACGGTGTCGGCGCTTGCGTTGCCAATCTCCGCACTCTCACAGACGGATGCGACACCCACGCGTGCGCAAGTACGCGCCGAACTACAGCAGCTGGAGCAAGCCGGCTATGACCCGGCTAGAGGAGAAAACCCGAATTATCCGGCAGATATTCAGGCAGCAGAAGCGCGCGTATCGAGCCAAAGCGGCGCAACGGCTTATGGCGGGGTGACGTCGGGCACATCGGGATCCGGCTCTCGCGCTATTAGCCGCCCGGCTAGTACAGATGAAATGAAACAGCTTTATTTCGGAGGTAATTAGCTGGTTCTATTTCCGGCAACATGTGCAGAGGAGGCGGCGTAAGCGGATCGCCGCCTTTTCGCGTGTCCGATCGCCGAAAGACCGTGCGTCGAAGACCCTTGAGGCTTGAACGCACGGTGTCTGCCGACGCCGTTGTAGTCGAAAGCGCATTGCGTCTGGACTTGAACGCTAACCACACGACGTACCGAGCACCAGGAATCGTTGCAAAAATGAATCGAGAAAAGGCGATCAGAGCAGCCGATACGAAACAGGCGTTTGCCGTCACGCGCAGGATCCGGCAACGGAGGTGGCAATGTCGCGTCGGACGTACGCCAACGTCGACGCGCGCTCCGACGCATGCGCGTCGGAGCGCTTCATACGTCAGGTACGCAAAGACCTCAACCCTGTGCGCACTTCGTTCGCGAAGATCATCGGTTCTTCCCATGCCGCGAAGTGCCCGCCCGTTTCGGGCTTGTTGAAGTAAATCAGGTTGTGATACGCCTTTTCGGTCCAGCTCTTCGGCGCCTGGTAGTTTTCTCCCGGAAACGCGCTGACGGCGGCGGGCACGTTCACGTCGGCGGCAAGAAAGAAGTTCGCGTGCGACTCCCAATAGAAGCGCGCGGCCGAGATGCCCGTATTGGTCAGCCAGTAAAGCGTGATGTCGTCGAGTATGTCGTCTCGCGTCAGCGCGCCTGCTGAATGACCATTGACGGGATGGCCGAGCACGGCCGCGCTCAACGCGGCGGCGGGCTGGCCGTAGCCATCGCCATGATCGAGCAGCCAGGAAGCGAGTGCGACGGGCGAGTCGGCGAGCCCGTAGAGCGTCTGCGGGCGCGTGCCCATTTCGAACGCGTAGCCGCGCTTCTTCTTGAAGTTGGCGCTCAGCTGTTCATACGCGTGCTTTTCCTCGTCGGATAAGCCGGCAGGCATCGGATCGCCCGCGGCCAGCGACTTCAGAATCTGGGCCGGAACGGACGCAGGGAAGTTCACATGAATGCCGATGAGCTCGGGCGGTGCCTGCTGTGCCATGATGTTCGTGACGATGCCCCCGAGATCACCGCCTTGCGAAGCAAAGCGCTCATAGCCAAGCCGTTTCATCAATGTGACCCACGCGCGCGCGGTGCGCTCGGGGCCCCAGCCCGTTGTCGTGGGCCGCGCCGAAAAGCCGTATCCCGGGAGCGACGGAATCACGAGATGGAATGCGTCCGAAGCCGGCGCGCCATAGGCAGTCGGATTGACGAGCGGATCGATGATCTTGAACTGTTCGATGATCGAGCCGGGCCAGCCGTGCGTCACGATCAACGGCATCGCGTTTTCATGCTTCGAACGCACGTGGATGAAGTGGATATCAAGTCCGTCGATCTCGGTGACGAACTGCGGATACGAATTCAACCGCGCTTCGCATTTGCGCCAGTCGTATCCGGTCGCCCAGTATTGCGCGAGGTTCTGAATGGTGGCGAGCTGGATGCCCTGCGATTCGTCGGGCACCGTCTCGCGATCCGGCCAGCGCGTCGCCTTGATGCGGCGCCGCATGTCGACGAGCTGCGCGTCGGCGACATGCACGCGGAACGGGCGAAGCGCGGACTTGTCGCCATTCGCGGGCTCCGTGATCTTGCCGATGGCAGGGCTCGTGTCGGCGAAGGCGAGCCGGTTCAGCGAACCGGCCGCGAGCGCCGCCGCAGCCATTCCGACGAACTGCCGACGCGACGAGGATTGGGGCGTATCTTGTGGCATGGGGCGGGTCTCCTGCTTCGATTAGCGTGTTGCTTTGCGCGTGAAGTCGGCGACGTGCACCTTCACGAAGTCGTATATGGTCATGGGCTTGCCGCCCGTGAGCTGGAAGAGGTCGTTCGTCATGCGGTCATACCGTCCTTGCGCCCAAAGGCACGAGAATGGGGCGGTTGTGAATGGATTTCGTTTTCATATCAGGTACCTCTCGGGCAAGGTTACGATCTTGTATGCATATGCACACTTAACTGCATGAATCTGGAACCGCGCATCACGAGAACAGGCTTTTGCAGCTGGCAATTCATCCTTGGCGTCGCTGAAGTCTCGCGACAAGGCCTGATACCACGCGTTGTCTGCACGGATTGCGGCGGCGCTGTCATAGGGGAGTTCTGCTTTCGTTGGACGTATTTGAACGGATGGACGTATCTCGCCCGTGTGCCAAAGTGGATTGTCTGTAAGCGTGTGTATCCCTCTTTGTTTGTAGATACGTTGGAATACAAAGGGAAGGGGCGGCGCGAGACGGCGAGCGTGACCAGGCAAGTGGCGTGATGCTGCGAGGCTTCAGCCACCGATGTTGCCGGGCCAGGCTTTTATGTTCGAATCGTCGCCAAAGACCGTTCGTCACCAGTGGCTGTGGTGTTCCCAGCTCCTGTGCCAACCACCGCCCTGTGCATTGCCGTTGCCGTAGGCGGCGGGTGGCCGTGAATACACGACTGGCGGTGGATTGGACTGGTAGACGTAGGTACCCGGCGCCCCATAGGCACCCGGGGGCGCATAGCGGGATTGGTAGGTGACGGGCGGCGGTGGCGCTGGAATCGGCGTGTAATAGCTTCCGCCATTGGCTTGAGCCAAGGCTGACGCCGATGCGCAGATGGTCACAACGATTGCCAGAAGCGAGCTTGCATATTTCATGACGTGGCTTCCCGTCGGTTCGCCGATTTGTCCCGACTGTTAGAAAGTATAGTCGCCGCAAGCCGCATCCGCGCGACGGTGGTGTGTTGGGAGAGCGCGGCGCGCTGTTTCTGGCCGTGCGCGTACGATGCAGACCACCTTCGCTTGACCTGAGTCAAGCAGCCACTTGGGCGCAGGAACACACTGGCATTCATGTGGCGTCGTTGCCGTTCCGGATAACCGTGCATCGCGGCTGGAGGTTCATCATGTACGACCGTATTCTTGTTGCGCTTGACGACAGTGCGAGCGCGAAAATGGCACTCGGCGAGGCGGTCAAGCTCGCGAAAATCTCGAGTGGCCTGGTCTATGCACTGTCGGTCGTGGACCGCGGCAGGTGGCCGGCCGAGGACAGCGCGCGATTCGATTTCGAGCCCGAGCCTTCCGCTGCGGCAAACGCGGCCACTCGCATTTTCGAGGAGGCGGAAACGCTATTCCGGGAATCCGGCGTCAGTGGGAAAGTGCGGGCGATCGATGCGTATGGTGAGAATGTGTCCGAGGTGCTGGCACGCGCGGCGGAAGAATGCGATGCCGACATCATCGTGATCGGTACGCATGGAAGGCGCGGCGCCCAGCGATTCTTGCTCGGTAGCGTCGCGGAGTCCCTTGTACGCGCGACGGAGCGTCCCGTTCTGCTGCTCCGGCATGACGGTTGACGGTTCGGTTCCGCCGGGCATGGACAGGCGTGATGCGTCGAAACGTCGAAACAAACGTCGAAACCGTAAACGCGTCGAAAAACGCGACGTCCTGCCCATCGGAAGGGACGTCGCGCGAAAGCCGTTTCTTCAGGCCAGGCTGCATGATCTGGGGGGCCCGCGGTCTGGCCGGCGGGCCACCCTGATGCATCAATCGAGTTCCATCACGATCCGTCCATCCACTGTCCCTTCGCGAAGTGCGCCGAATACAGCGTTGATGTTCTCCAGCCGGTCGCGATGAACGTGGGCTCGAACGCTGCCTTGTGCCGCAAAGTCGAGCGATTCCTGTAGATCCCGCCGCGTGCCGACGATGGATCCGCGCACCGTAATGCCGTTGAGAACCGTCGAAAAGATCGGCAGCGGAAAGTCGCCTGGCGGCAAACCGTTAAGGGAGATCGTTCCGCCGCGGCGGACCATACCGAGAGCCTGCGCAAATGCGGTGCGCGAAACTGCGGTGACCAGCACGCCATGCGCGCCGCCGATTTCCTTCTGGATGAAGGCCGCCGGGTCGGTGGTGTTCGCATTGACTGCGAGCGTGGCGCCCAGTTTGCGTGCAAGTTCGAGTTTGGTGTCGGAAATGTCGACGGCAACAACGTGCAATCCCATCGCGATTGCGTACTGCACAGCGACATGTCCGAGCCCACCGATACCCGAGATCGCGAGCCATTGACCCGGACGCGTGTCGGTGACGCGAATGCCTTTATAGACTGTGACGCCGGCGCAGAGAATGGGGGCGATTTCATCGAACGCGACGTTGGCGGGAAGATGCCCGACATAGTTGGGATCGGCCAGTACGTATTCGGCGTATCCGCCGTTGACCGAGTAACCCGTATTCTTCTGTTCATGACATAGCGTCTCCCAGCCGCTTAGACAGTGTTCGCACTGTCCGCAGGCGGTATAGAGCCACGGCACGCCCACTCGGTCGCCTTCCTTCACGCGCTTGACGCCGCTGCCGACAGCAGCGACGTAACCGACCCCTTCATGGCCGGGAATGAAGGGCAGCGTCGGCTTGACGGGCCAATCGCCGTCGGCGGCATGCAGATCGGTATGGCAGACACCCGATGCCTTGATGTTCACGAGAATCTGCCCCGGACCGACTTCCGGGATGGCGACTTCTTCGATGCTCAGCGGCGAGCCGAACTCTCTGACAACAGCGGCTTTCATGTGGCGGCTCATGCGACGCTCCTCGGAAAAAAGACTCGTGCAGTGTTGCGCAAACGGTCGGCGCGCGATTGATTCAGGTCAACGCTCGTCGTCCTCCGCGAGGGGGATTTGTCCGGACATTCGGGCGATGCACGTCATACGCACAGTCATTGATCAGTATCAGTTGCCGCGCGGCGCTCGCCATTATCTTGACGGGGTTATCACTTCGGCGCGGAGCAGGAACGTGTGGATTCGCGAAAGTCAGGGAACGGAGGTCGAATGACGTCTGCGCAAGTCTTGCTGTATGCGGCGTTAGCGAGTTCGATACTTTTGGACGGGTGCTCGACGGTATCGCGGGAAACTGCGTTCCGCACCCAGGAGATAGAACTTTCCCGGGGCCGTCAGGAGGCCAGCATCGCGTGCGAGACGGCTGTCGCATGCGACGAAGCGTGGGCGCGGACCCGGACGTTCATCCAGACTCACTCGGCCACACGGATCGTTCAGGCAGACGACTCGGCGATTCAGACCGCGTTTCCGCATGCGTTTGGGTTTGTCTATCTCGCGGCCTCGAGAAGCGCGGACGAGGCCGGCAAAATCGTCATTCGTCTCAGGACGATGTGCAGGGGCATGTATGACAGTGATGGCGGCGCGGGTCTGCTGTATTCGACCTGCGCGCGATCGATCGTCTCGGTCGAGACGGAGTTTCACGCATGGGTGAAAGAGAGCCGCTGACGATCCATGCGACGCCAGCCCGGCCGGCTTACGCGTGACGATGCACATCGGCGGCGACGTCGTGCTGGACGGATTGCGCGAAGCCATGACATGAACAAGACGGAGAGACCATCAGGATCTGAAAGTGCCTGTGGACTCATTTCATTCATGTCGGTCGTGGCTTATGCGGTGATGTATTGCGTCATCAGAGAAGCCTCCCCATCGGCCGCTATGCGCGGGTGCCGGGCTTTCGGCGCTTTTCATCCCAGGCAGCGTGATCACACGTGCGAAAGTTTCCACCCTCTCGTAAACCCCGCCCACAGAGTCTGCTTCGCGTAAGAACCGGGTAAGCGGGCGCTCTTAACGTTATACCGAGCGCATCGACACAACGACTCGTCCAAAGCGCATGCGCGCAAGCATTGGATGACGTCCCGACAAGGGATTCCCAGGCACATACGTTCGCCACTCGTTTCGGTTTCGTCCGAACGATGGTGCTTATCACGCAGCAAAAGATAGTCATGCAGGAGACGAAGATGGATCTGGAACTCGCAGAGCGAATCAAATCAGGCCCGACGTACCACGAACTCGTGCGAAGACGTTCGAGGCTGGGATGGACACTGACCGCACTTGTGCTTGTCGTCTACTACGGCTATGTGCTGCTGGTCGCGTTCAACAAGGAGTTGCTTGCGGCGAAGATGGGCGCGGGCGTGATGACCTGGGGCATGCCGATCGGACTCTTCGTCATCGTGTTCACCGTGGCGATCACTGGGTTTTACGTGCGGCGCGCGAACCGCACCTACGACGAACTCACCGACCGTATCAAACAGGAGGCCGCATGAAGCCCCGCCATATCATTCCCGCGAGCGCGCTGTTCGCCCTGTCATCCAGCTGCTTTGCTGCCGGGGGCGATCTCGGGCAAACGGTCAAGCAGGCAACCAACTGGACCGCGATCAGCATGTTCGTGGTGTTCGTCATTGCAACGCTCTTCATCACCAAATGGGCTGCGCGGAGGACACGTTCGGCTGCCGAGTTCTACACGGCAGGCGGCGGCATCACCGGCTTCCAGAACGGTCTTGCGATCGCGGGTGATTTCATGTCCGCTGCGTCCTTCCTCGGCATTTCGGCGGCCGTTTACTCGAACGGATATGATGGTCTCATCTATTCGATCGGTTTTCTGGTGGGCTGGCCGATCATCACTTTCCTGATGGCCGAGCGGCTGCGCAATCTCGGCCGCTTCACTTTCGCCGATGTTGCGGCCTACCGCTTCAAACAGGCGCCGATACGCGCGTTCGCGGCATCGGGCACGCTCGTCGTGGTTGCGTTCTATCTGATCGCGCAGATGGTGGGTGCGGGGCAACTCATCAAGCTGCTGTTCGGACTCGAATACTGGATCGCGGTCGTCATCGTCGGCGCGCTGATGATGGTGTATGTGCTCTTCGGCGGCATGACGGCAACGACCTGGGTGCAGATCATCAAGGCTTGCCTGCTCCTCGCCGGTGCAACTTTCATGGCCTTCATGGTGCTTTGGCAATTTCATTTCAGTCCCGAGGCGCTCTTTGCGAAGGCCGTCGAGGTGCACGAGAAGAAAGCGTCGATCATGGGGCCGGGCAACTTCATCAAGGACCCCGTTTCGGCGATCTCGTTCGGCATCGCGCTGATGTTCGGCACGGCGGGCCTGCCGCACATATTGATGCGTTTCTTCACGGTGCCGAATGCAAAGGAAGCACGCAAATCGGTTTTCTGGGCCACGACATGGATCGGCTATTTCTACATTCTCACCTTTATCATCGGCTTTGGTGCGATCGTTCTGGTGAGCACGAACTCCGTCTTCAAGGATGCAGCGGGCAAGTTACTGGGCGGTACGAACATGGCAGCCGTGCATCTGGCGAGCGCCGTCGGCGGCAATGTGTTCCTCGGCTTTATTTCCGCCGTTGCGTTCGCGACGATTCTCGCTGTCGTCGCGGGTCTCACGCTCGCCGGCGCGTCGGCTGTCTCGCATGATCTGTATGCGACCGTGTTCAAGCATGGCAAGGCATCGAGCGCGAACGAACTGTTTGTCTCGCGGGTCACGACGCTCGCGCTAGGCATCATCGCTGTCGTGCTCGGCATCGTGTTCGAAAAGCAGAACATCGCTTTCATGGTTTCGCTCGCCTTCGCGGTGGCGGCTTCCGCGAATTTCCCCGTACTGTTCATGTCCGTGCTGTGGCGTGGCTGCACGACGCGCGGCGCAGCGATTGGCGGCTTTCTCGGCCTGTTCTCGGCGGTGCTGCTCACTGTGCTATCGAAGGCGGTATGGGTGGATGTATTTCATCACGCGAGTGCGCCGTTCCCCTATGCATCGCCGGCGCTCTTCTCGATGGCGATCGGCTTTGCCGGCATCTGGGTTTTCTCGGTGACAGACCGGTCCGCTCGCGCACGCATCGACCAGGCGGGGTTCGAGGCGCAAGCGGTGCGCTCGGAAACCGGTATCGGCGCAGTGGAGGGCGCGAGCCATTGAGAGTGGTTCGACGAATCGGATCCCACACCTCGAGGTCGCCCGTTCGCCGGGCGACCGGTTGCCGGTTAGCGGGCTGCGTGTGGCTGAGAGCGGCCGGTTCCGTTATGCCGTTCTTCTACAGAGTAAATGGACGCGCATCTGGCCGAAGCGCTTCTCCGTGCCTCGTACGGGGTGGGCAGTTGCATACAGCTATCGGAGCTTTCGCCAGGTTGATGGGCATACGCACGGGACCTCGCGCTTCATGCGTCATACGACGGGGATTACTCGTCTGGTCCCCGTCATCGCCTTTTTCGTTTGCGCGAACGAGCGACTGCAAGCAGGGTGGGGTGGATTACCTGGATCCGCCGCCGCCATTTCCGCCGCCGCCATTTCCGCCCCCGCCATGACCGCCTCCGCCGTGACCGCCTGCGCCTCCGGCACCTGCGCCTCCGGCACCTGCGCCGCCCGCGCCTGCGCCGCCCGCACCTGCGCCTCCCGCGCCTGCGCCTCCGGCTCCTGCGCCGCCTGCGCCTGCGCCGCCTGCGCCTGCGCCGCCTGCACCTGCGCCTCCGGCACCTGCGCCTCCGGCACCTGCGCCTCCGGCACCTGCGCCGCCTGCACCCGCACCTGGCCCGCCGTGACCGCCGGCACCAGCACCGCCCGCACCAGCACCACCGGCACCAGCACCACCGGCACCAGCACCAGCACCACCGGCACCAGCACCCGTGCCGCCTGCACCCGCACCGCCTGCACCCGCACCCGGCCCGCCGTGACCGCCCGCACCAGCACCAGCACCAGCACCAGCACCAGAGCCAGAGCCAGAGCCAGCACCAGAGCCAGAGCCAGCACCAGAGCCAGAGCCAGCACCAGAGCCAGCACCAGAGCCAGCACCAGAGCCAGCACCAGAGCCAGCACCAGAGCCAGCACCAGAGCCAGCACCAGAGCCAGCACCAGAGCCAGCACCAGAGCCAGCACCAGAGCCAGCACCAGAGCCAGCACCAGAGCCAGCACCAGAGCCAGCACCCGCACCCGCACCCGCACCCGCACCAGCACCAGCACCGCCTGCATTCGAGCCACCTCCGCCGTGACTGCCTGCAGGCTGTCCTTCAGCGAGCTTCAGTGATGGAGCGTCAGGAGAAGGTGCGCTGTTGTGATCGAACGAAGCGGTACCCGCTGGCCGAGCGCGCTCAGCATCGCCAATTGCCGTTGTCTGGTCAGGAGGTGCCAATGATCTTGCGACATGAGCGGTCGAAGACGTCTGTTGCGCTCGCGACGTGGGCCGGACGATCCTGGACGCCTGCCGCGAGACGGCTCCGACGTGCGGCGCCGGATGGCTGCGATTCTGTGCGGTGGCGTTGCTGGCTTGAGCAGGCACTCGTGTAGCCGCCGACTGTGGAGGAGCGGGATCCGGAGTAGGTCCAGGGAGTCGATCGGATGAAGCGGGCGACACAGGCGGGGCGGATTCGGCACTGGCAACCGCAGTTTCGCGAGTGGGGGGCGGCGATGGTGGCGCGACATCACCGGACCAGGAAGTGTGTTGCGACGGCGACGTGGACCCGATAATCCCGAGCGCTTGATCATGGCCGAACCGGTCGCCGAACGCGACGATACCCGCGACCCCGACACCCAATGAGGCGATTGCCCACGCAACCCAAAGCGCGAGGCGCTTGCCCCGCAGGGGCGGTACAGCCGTGATGTCTGCATCAGGAAGACGTGCACCCGAAGGCGCAAGTTCGGCCAGACCTGCATCCGCATGTGGGAACTCGGCCCGGCTAGACGTTACAACCCGCTTCGGATCGTTTCGTCTAATTTTTCCAGTCACTACATTCATGTACCGTCCCCTTGCGGAATGCTCATCGAAATGCGCCGCGGGACCGTTCTGCGCGTTCAAACCCTTGGTTCCGCCACGGCAATGGCAGCGGTCAACCGGTTTTCTATCGTACGTCTTCGAGCGATGAAGGCGTTCGCCATCTTTGTGGCGGATCTGGACGGGTGGCCGAAGTCGCCGGCCGGTGCGCCATTCGCGATGACTCCACAGTGGCGACGACACGATGCAGGTACGCATTCGCTGTGCCTGCGTATCCGAACGCAATTGAATTGTGCGACCGCCGA contains:
- a CDS encoding DUF4148 domain-containing protein, translated to MAIATVSALALPISALSQTDATPTRAQVRAELQQLEQAGYDPARGENPNYPADIQAAEARVSSQSGATAYGGVTSGTSGSGSRAISRPASTDEMKQLYFGGN
- a CDS encoding epoxide hydrolase family protein, with the protein product MPQDTPQSSSRRQFVGMAAAALAAGSLNRLAFADTSPAIGKITEPANGDKSALRPFRVHVADAQLVDMRRRIKATRWPDRETVPDESQGIQLATIQNLAQYWATGYDWRKCEARLNSYPQFVTEIDGLDIHFIHVRSKHENAMPLIVTHGWPGSIIEQFKIIDPLVNPTAYGAPASDAFHLVIPSLPGYGFSARPTTTGWGPERTARAWVTLMKRLGYERFASQGGDLGGIVTNIMAQQAPPELIGIHVNFPASVPAQILKSLAAGDPMPAGLSDEEKHAYEQLSANFKKKRGYAFEMGTRPQTLYGLADSPVALASWLLDHGDGYGQPAAALSAAVLGHPVNGHSAGALTRDDILDDITLYWLTNTGISAARFYWESHANFFLAADVNVPAAVSAFPGENYQAPKSWTEKAYHNLIYFNKPETGGHFAAWEEPMIFANEVRTGLRSLRT
- a CDS encoding YncE family protein; its protein translation is MKKPLLAVLLVATAVLAACGGGDNSTSTPTSSTPAPTPSRLLTTIAVPNSTTPAFSFDIGYTEAGRYYLADRNNKSVDVVDTKSNTLIAQITGGFTGAGASTDASGPDGIVGVTGTNTLYVGDVDSVKIVDTAALKTVKTIPISTSGSRVDEGCYDPDDHLIMFASPGETPPYVTFISTTTQAVVSKLTFTGSSGLEACTYDAASKSFLINNDGTTANPTGELDVITASSVTSGTPVVSKAFSLGKCEPSGIALGPNSDVLIGCDPSAGNPLITLILDRNTGAQLASIPFGGTDQVAYDPGSNRYFLPARHWVTSGTAAASGFTPQMGVIDGATRKLLYTVAVGTGAHSVAIDSGLGQVYVPFQPGAAAFPNGGISVFATK
- the adhP gene encoding alcohol dehydrogenase AdhP — encoded protein: MSRHMKAAVVREFGSPLSIEEVAIPEVGPGQILVNIKASGVCHTDLHAADGDWPVKPTLPFIPGHEGVGYVAAVGSGVKRVKEGDRVGVPWLYTACGQCEHCLSGWETLCHEQKNTGYSVNGGYAEYVLADPNYVGHLPANVAFDEIAPILCAGVTVYKGIRVTDTRPGQWLAISGIGGLGHVAVQYAIAMGLHVVAVDISDTKLELARKLGATLAVNANTTDPAAFIQKEIGGAHGVLVTAVSRTAFAQALGMVRRGGTISLNGLPPGDFPLPIFSTVLNGITVRGSIVGTRRDLQESLDFAAQGSVRAHVHRDRLENINAVFGALREGTVDGRIVMELD
- a CDS encoding DUF485 domain-containing protein; amino-acid sequence: MDLELAERIKSGPTYHELVRRRSRLGWTLTALVLVVYYGYVLLVAFNKELLAAKMGAGVMTWGMPIGLFVIVFTVAITGFYVRRANRTYDELTDRIKQEAA
- a CDS encoding universal stress protein is translated as MYDRILVALDDSASAKMALGEAVKLAKISSGLVYALSVVDRGRWPAEDSARFDFEPEPSAAANAATRIFEEAETLFRESGVSGKVRAIDAYGENVSEVLARAAEECDADIIVIGTHGRRGAQRFLLGSVAESLVRATERPVLLLRHDG